A stretch of Pseudorhodobacter turbinis DNA encodes these proteins:
- the flbT gene encoding flagellar biosynthesis repressor FlbT codes for MTGLVLKLGPHERVLINGAVIENGDRRSKLAVMTPNANILRLRDAIHPEEVTTPVRRVCYIAQLVLSGDAEAEGARMQLLRGIEQLSQALTDHDSRFQLNLATESVLADNFYQALKALRSLLPREERLFAACSQ; via the coding sequence ATGACGGGTTTGGTCTTAAAACTAGGCCCGCATGAGCGTGTCTTGATCAACGGTGCAGTCATCGAAAATGGCGACCGGCGGTCCAAGCTCGCCGTGATGACGCCAAACGCGAATATTTTGCGCTTGCGTGATGCTATTCACCCCGAAGAAGTAACAACGCCCGTACGCCGGGTCTGCTACATTGCGCAGCTGGTTCTTTCCGGAGATGCCGAAGCTGAAGGCGCACGGATGCAGCTTTTGCGCGGGATTGAACAATTGAGCCAGGCCTTGACTGATCACGACAGCCGGTTTCAGCTCAATCTGGCAACCGAGAGCGTTCTGGCAGATAACTTCTATCAAGCCCTGAAAGCACTTCGCAGCCTTCTGCCTAGGGAGGAGCGGCTCTTTGCTGCTTGTTCCCAATGA
- a CDS encoding translocation/assembly module TamB domain-containing protein translates to MRNFFIVLLCLCVLPIAAMAQEDDRGFLTEFLEENLSGAGRKVVVTGFTGALSSQAQIEQLTIADDDGIWLTLNNVVLDWSRASLLRGVVSVTELVADEIILARKPLPAADAAPTPEATGFSLPDLPVSINVKKLEAKRIALGESLMGQALEGSLLAALSLDGGEGSADLQLLRTDDGPDGRVALKASYANDSRSLALDLEVVEAAGGIASSLLGLPGTPSVGLIIAGSGPLDDFAADLDLRTDGKERLLGKVTLKGQEDGAQRLGVDFAGDVAPLFLPQYADFFGPEISLKAEALRQTSGQVDLSQLSLKARAISLEGAATIAADGLPERFSLTGQLGLPGAEPVLLLFGGDAQTRVASAELAVAFDVARGDGWAAEVTLQGLSRADVAVKNATITGAGRIDRAASGGAIVDGTLKFGAENVDLTDPALAAALGRDLRGQVTFDWQQGGLGLRIGRLELAEDGYDIVASARFNDLAAGFRTSGKVEARYNDLSRLSALAGRPLGGAGALRVSGQIIPLGGQFDAEGSVTGTDISVGIAEVDNLLAGKSTIDFAAGRSTKGTFLRKLDVTAGTLGLTASGKLASDGSDITGKLRFSDLSVLGAKYGGSLIADAGFSGTLDQGRVTLDGTGTDLKIGQAQADALTSGESRLSVAIGLQGKRLEIEKAQITNPQINVDATGFYDPEDSDVSAKLSLPDLAPLGPGYRGSLRADVTATGTLDAGHVVLAGRGDNLAIGNTQADGLLQGQSTLNVSASFRDRKVQIDNANLSNPQLSVKANGSMTDDVRQVQMEARLANLALLVPEFPGAVTIAGSASEDGNGVQLDLKGTGPGGIDGRISGRIAEGFGSADLSIKGSSQAGLANAFLGGRSISGRTEVDLRLNGPFALSSISGQARLSGGRFSAPKLPFGLNDIAATANLGANAARISVTASPSTGGSLTVNGSVDLAAPNTADLQTTLRDVVLKDPDLYNIMLSGNVTVQGPLTGGAVIGGEVRIREAEFRVPTSGFTAIGSLPDLKHRNEPTDVRATRFKAGLIDLGSSQESAARRPFGLNLTISAPSRMYVRGRGIDAELGGRVVIRGDTNNVIPSGSFDLIRGRLDILGKRLVLDQAQLLLQGDLIPTLNIVANNESDGVVTSVVIEGRADDPEITFRSVPDLPQEEVLARLLFGRDIQNISALQAAQLANAVATLAGKGGEGIISKLRKGFGLDDFDVSTDADGEVSVKAGKYISKRVYTEVEVDQKGRSQVNLNLDLKKGVTVRGSVGADGQAGLGVFFEKDY, encoded by the coding sequence ATGCGTAATTTTTTTATCGTTTTGCTTTGCCTATGTGTTTTGCCCATCGCCGCGATGGCGCAAGAGGATGATCGTGGCTTCCTGACCGAGTTTCTGGAAGAGAACCTGTCCGGCGCGGGTCGCAAGGTTGTCGTGACCGGCTTTACCGGTGCGCTTTCCTCTCAGGCGCAGATCGAGCAGCTGACGATTGCCGATGATGATGGCATCTGGCTGACGCTGAACAATGTGGTGCTGGATTGGAGCCGCGCCTCGCTGTTGCGCGGTGTGGTCAGCGTGACCGAACTTGTCGCGGATGAAATCATTCTGGCCCGCAAGCCTTTGCCTGCCGCCGATGCGGCCCCCACGCCCGAGGCGACAGGATTTTCCCTGCCAGATCTGCCCGTTTCCATCAATGTCAAAAAGCTGGAGGCAAAGCGGATTGCATTGGGCGAATCCCTGATGGGGCAGGCGCTCGAAGGCTCGCTTTTGGCAGCACTTAGCCTTGACGGGGGTGAGGGCAGCGCCGATCTGCAGCTTTTACGGACCGATGACGGACCGGATGGGCGTGTGGCCCTAAAGGCAAGCTATGCAAATGACAGCCGGAGCCTTGCGCTTGATCTTGAAGTTGTCGAGGCGGCGGGGGGCATCGCCTCAAGCTTACTTGGCCTGCCGGGCACGCCTTCGGTCGGGCTGATAATTGCAGGCAGCGGTCCTTTGGATGATTTTGCCGCCGATTTGGATTTACGCACGGATGGCAAGGAGCGCCTTCTGGGCAAGGTTACGCTGAAGGGCCAAGAAGACGGTGCGCAGCGTCTTGGCGTGGATTTCGCGGGCGATGTTGCCCCGCTGTTCCTGCCGCAATACGCCGACTTCTTTGGCCCCGAAATCAGCCTGAAGGCCGAGGCGTTGCGTCAAACCTCGGGGCAGGTTGACCTGTCACAACTGTCGCTCAAGGCGCGGGCGATCAGCCTGGAGGGTGCCGCCACCATCGCCGCTGACGGCTTGCCTGAACGGTTTTCCTTGACCGGCCAGCTGGGCCTGCCGGGGGCAGAGCCTGTGCTTTTGCTCTTTGGGGGCGATGCGCAAACGCGGGTTGCTTCGGCGGAACTGGCCGTGGCCTTTGATGTCGCGCGCGGTGATGGCTGGGCGGCAGAGGTCACGCTTCAGGGGCTGTCTCGTGCCGATGTTGCGGTGAAAAACGCCACAATCACGGGGGCTGGCCGCATTGACCGCGCGGCAAGCGGCGGCGCTATTGTCGACGGGACTTTGAAGTTCGGCGCGGAGAATGTCGACTTGACCGACCCTGCGCTGGCCGCGGCCCTTGGCCGCGATTTGCGCGGGCAGGTTACGTTTGATTGGCAGCAGGGTGGCCTTGGCCTGCGTATTGGGCGGCTGGAACTGGCCGAGGACGGCTATGACATTGTCGCCTCTGCACGTTTTAACGATCTTGCAGCGGGCTTTCGGACCAGTGGTAAAGTTGAGGCCCGCTATAACGATCTGTCGCGGCTTTCTGCTTTGGCGGGGCGGCCTTTGGGCGGCGCAGGCGCGCTGCGTGTCAGTGGTCAGATCATTCCCTTGGGCGGCCAGTTTGATGCCGAGGGCAGCGTGACCGGCACCGATATTTCTGTTGGCATCGCCGAGGTGGACAATCTGCTTGCGGGCAAGTCCACCATTGATTTTGCAGCGGGCCGGTCCACAAAAGGCACGTTTCTGCGCAAACTGGATGTGACGGCAGGGACGCTTGGCCTGACGGCTTCGGGCAAACTGGCGTCGGATGGCAGCGACATAACCGGCAAGCTGCGGTTTTCCGATCTGTCAGTGTTGGGGGCAAAATATGGCGGCAGCCTGATCGCCGATGCGGGCTTTAGTGGCACGCTGGACCAAGGGCGCGTCACGCTTGACGGGACGGGGACTGACTTGAAAATCGGGCAGGCCCAAGCCGATGCGCTGACCAGCGGCGAAAGCCGTTTGTCGGTGGCGATTGGCCTGCAAGGCAAGCGGCTGGAAATTGAGAAAGCCCAGATCACCAACCCACAGATCAATGTCGATGCCACGGGTTTTTATGACCCCGAGGATAGCGATGTTTCGGCCAAGCTCTCCTTGCCCGATCTGGCGCCACTTGGCCCGGGGTATCGTGGGTCGTTGCGCGCTGATGTAACGGCGACGGGCACGCTGGACGCGGGGCATGTGGTGCTGGCGGGGCGGGGTGACAACCTCGCGATTGGCAACACTCAGGCGGACGGTTTGCTGCAAGGTCAAAGCACCCTGAATGTGAGTGCCAGTTTTCGGGATCGCAAAGTCCAGATTGACAACGCCAACCTGTCCAACCCGCAGCTTTCGGTCAAGGCAAATGGCAGCATGACCGATGATGTCCGGCAGGTGCAGATGGAGGCACGACTGGCCAATCTTGCACTGTTGGTGCCGGAGTTTCCGGGCGCGGTGACGATTGCGGGCAGTGCAAGCGAGGATGGCAATGGCGTTCAGCTTGACCTGAAAGGCACCGGCCCCGGCGGGATTGACGGGCGCATTTCAGGCCGCATCGCGGAAGGGTTTGGCAGTGCGGATCTTTCGATCAAGGGGTCTTCACAGGCGGGGCTTGCGAATGCGTTTTTGGGCGGGCGCTCTATTTCCGGGCGGACCGAGGTTGATTTGCGCTTGAACGGCCCCTTTGCTCTGTCGTCGATTTCAGGACAGGCGCGGCTGTCAGGGGGGCGGTTCTCTGCGCCAAAGCTGCCGTTCGGCTTGAACGATATCGCGGCGACCGCCAATCTTGGCGCCAATGCCGCGCGGATTTCGGTTACGGCCAGCCCCAGCACGGGCGGCAGCCTGACGGTCAATGGCAGCGTGGACCTTGCTGCGCCGAATACTGCCGACCTGCAAACAACGCTGCGCGACGTGGTGTTGAAGGACCCGGACCTCTACAACATTATGCTAAGTGGCAATGTGACCGTGCAGGGTCCGTTGACAGGTGGCGCGGTGATCGGCGGGGAGGTGCGCATCCGCGAGGCGGAGTTTCGCGTGCCGACCTCGGGCTTTACGGCGATCGGCTCTTTGCCGGATTTGAAGCATCGCAATGAGCCTACGGACGTGAGGGCCACGCGATTCAAGGCCGGGTTGATTGACCTTGGTAGCAGTCAGGAAAGTGCCGCACGGCGTCCTTTTGGCCTAAATTTGACGATCTCGGCGCCGTCACGCATGTATGTGCGCGGTCGCGGGATTGATGCCGAACTGGGCGGGCGTGTTGTGATCCGGGGGGATACGAATAACGTGATCCCCAGCGGCAGTTTTGACTTGATCCGCGGGCGGCTGGATATTTTGGGCAAACGGCTTGTGCTGGATCAGGCACAGCTTTTGTTGCAGGGCGATCTGATCCCGACGCTTAACATCGTGGCCAATAACGAAAGCGACGGGGTGGTTACCTCTGTCGTGATCGAGGGGCGCGCGGATGATCCGGAAATCACGTTCCGCTCGGTCCCTGACTTGCCGCAAGAAGAGGTTCTGGCGCGTTTGCTGTTCGGGCGGGATATCCAGAACATCTCGGCGCTTCAGGCCGCCCAGCTTGCCAATGCCGTGGCCACATTGGCGGGCAAGGGCGGGGAGGGCATTATAAGCAAGCTGCGTAAAGGGTTTGGGCTTGATGACTTTGATGTCAGCACCGATGCAGATGGCGAAGTCTCGGTCAAGGCCGGTAAATATATTTCCAAGCGGGTTTATACCGAGGTGGAGGTGGACCAAAAAGGCCGCAGTCAGGTTAACTTGAACCTCGACCTTAAAAAGGGCGTCACGGTGCGCGGATCTGTCGGCGCGGATGGGCAAGCGGGCTTGGGCGTGTTCTTTGAGAAGGATTACTGA
- a CDS encoding flagellar hook capping FlgD N-terminal domain-containing protein, whose protein sequence is MDVTATNYSTTTTKTADSADTSKISSDFDTFLKMLTAQIQNQDPMNPVESSDFAVQLATFSSVEQQSLTNQKLDTLSGLMGVQGMTQLAPWVGQEARSAGPVYMNGTPVTIAPDPNVTADRAVLVVKDISGNTLAREDVPVSGGTYEWTGKDISGADLPSGVYTLSLESYRDGVEIETSAVESYASIQEVQMAATGPQLILAGGVSISAEQVTALRQAA, encoded by the coding sequence ATGGACGTTACTGCAACAAATTACTCAACAACGACAACAAAAACGGCAGATTCGGCGGATACGAGCAAAATCTCTTCTGATTTTGATACGTTTCTGAAGATGCTGACCGCCCAAATACAAAATCAGGACCCGATGAATCCGGTCGAATCGTCTGATTTCGCGGTACAGCTTGCCACTTTCTCCAGCGTTGAACAGCAAAGCCTGACAAACCAGAAACTGGATACCCTCTCTGGGTTGATGGGTGTGCAGGGCATGACGCAACTTGCACCTTGGGTTGGCCAAGAGGCGCGCAGCGCTGGCCCCGTTTACATGAATGGAACCCCCGTTACGATCGCGCCCGATCCGAATGTGACGGCGGATCGTGCTGTCTTGGTTGTAAAGGATATTAGCGGGAATACGCTTGCACGAGAGGATGTCCCCGTCTCTGGCGGAACATATGAGTGGACGGGAAAAGACATCTCTGGGGCAGATCTGCCCAGTGGGGTTTATACACTGAGCTTGGAAAGCTACCGGGACGGGGTCGAGATCGAAACCTCCGCAGTCGAGAGCTACGCAAGCATTCAAGAAGTGCAAATGGCTGCCACTGGTCCGCAATTGATTCTGGCAGGCGGTGTTTCGATCAGTGCCGAGCAAGTCACAGCATTGCGGCAAGCAGCCTAG
- a CDS encoding flagellin translates to MTQVQNEISTGKSVATAKDNAAVWAISKVMESDVKGFAGISDSLSLGSSTLSVARQASESVTDLLTEIKGKIVAAQEGNVDREKIQTDISALRDQIKTVVGGAQFNGLNMVTGTDDVSILSSLDRSNDGSVTASQITVNRMDLSAKAGVIGGTAIAGSVTDYGTITAPGGVAAASGVTTDSAGKAAELTFAGAADADTYSIKINGSELNYTAVGTPSADDVRDYFQGAINALGLEGITATAGAAGVLEISNTNAFSSVSIATNSSTDANLEMTDINGGGAPTDPDAATIEQRAETIDFSATAGVKEGDSYKVTIGSQSFDYIAGKGETLEDVAKGLKTAIDSNPPTGVTTQVQKDATTGQWSLAVDSAESDGLEALTLSVTQDGTASGGLFGLDNLDVTSNEGAAAALTNIETMINSAIDAAASFGSAQKRIDIQSDFVSKLSDAMEAGIGSMVDADMEETSARLQALQVQQQLGVQALSIANQSPQSILSLFQ, encoded by the coding sequence ATGACACAGGTCCAGAACGAGATCTCGACTGGTAAATCGGTTGCAACTGCAAAAGACAACGCGGCCGTTTGGGCAATTTCCAAGGTTATGGAAAGTGACGTAAAAGGCTTTGCTGGGATTTCTGACAGTCTTTCGCTGGGGTCCTCGACCCTTTCGGTTGCCCGTCAGGCTTCGGAAAGCGTGACCGACCTGCTGACAGAGATCAAAGGTAAGATCGTTGCAGCGCAGGAAGGAAACGTTGACCGCGAAAAGATCCAAACCGACATTTCCGCGTTGCGTGATCAGATCAAAACGGTGGTTGGCGGGGCACAGTTCAATGGCTTGAACATGGTCACAGGGACGGATGACGTCAGCATCCTGTCTTCGCTTGATCGTTCAAATGATGGCAGCGTCACCGCATCACAGATCACAGTCAACCGTATGGATCTGAGCGCTAAAGCAGGTGTTATCGGTGGCACCGCGATCGCGGGATCGGTAACCGACTATGGAACCATCACCGCGCCGGGTGGGGTTGCTGCAGCTTCTGGGGTTACAACCGATTCTGCTGGCAAGGCTGCTGAACTGACATTTGCGGGCGCAGCTGACGCCGATACCTATTCTATCAAGATCAACGGCAGCGAATTGAACTATACCGCGGTCGGCACCCCCAGCGCCGATGATGTGCGTGACTATTTCCAAGGTGCCATTAATGCTTTGGGGCTAGAAGGGATCACTGCTACGGCAGGTGCTGCGGGTGTGTTGGAAATTTCTAATACCAACGCATTTTCTTCGGTCAGCATCGCGACCAATTCGTCTACCGATGCCAATCTTGAAATGACTGACATCAATGGTGGTGGTGCACCAACCGATCCAGACGCTGCCACAATCGAACAGCGTGCTGAGACCATCGACTTTTCAGCGACTGCTGGTGTCAAGGAAGGGGATAGCTACAAAGTAACCATCGGCTCACAGTCTTTTGACTATATTGCGGGCAAAGGCGAAACGCTGGAGGATGTGGCCAAAGGTCTGAAAACGGCCATTGATTCCAACCCTCCTACAGGGGTGACGACACAGGTCCAGAAAGATGCGACAACTGGCCAATGGTCCCTGGCAGTGGATTCCGCAGAGAGTGATGGCTTAGAAGCCTTGACACTCTCGGTGACGCAGGATGGTACGGCTTCGGGCGGTCTGTTCGGGCTTGATAACCTCGACGTCACCTCCAATGAGGGTGCAGCTGCGGCACTTACCAATATCGAAACCATGATCAACAGCGCAATCGATGCGGCTGCGTCATTCGGTTCTGCACAAAAGCGGATCGATATCCAATCTGATTTTGTCAGCAAACTTTCGGATGCGATGGAAGCGGGTATCGGCTCTATGGTTGATGCGGACATGGAAGAAACCTCTGCACGCTTGCAGGCGCTTCAGGTCCAGCAGCAGCTTGGTGTTCAGGCTCTGTCGATTGCGAACCAGTCGCCGCAGTCGATCCTGTCGCTGTTCCAGTAA
- the flaF gene encoding flagellar biosynthesis regulator FlaF, producing MMTARVNEAYARPDAPSRDARAIEYDLFARMTRRLSAAWAQRKENHAALVRALHDNGTMWRTLAIDVADEGNSLPAPLRAQLFYLYKFTTVHSKNVLDGKASADALVDINTAVMRGLRGNGGSK from the coding sequence ATGATGACCGCACGAGTAAATGAAGCTTACGCCCGCCCTGACGCACCTAGCCGGGATGCACGCGCCATCGAATACGATCTGTTCGCACGCATGACCCGCAGACTCTCGGCTGCCTGGGCGCAACGCAAAGAAAATCACGCGGCACTCGTACGTGCCTTGCACGACAACGGAACAATGTGGCGCACACTGGCCATCGACGTCGCGGATGAAGGAAACAGCCTGCCCGCGCCCCTGCGTGCCCAGCTCTTTTATCTTTACAAGTTTACCACAGTTCACAGCAAAAACGTACTGGATGGCAAAGCGAGCGCCGACGCGTTGGTTGACATCAATACTGCCGTCATGCGCGGATTGCGGGGAAACGGTGGCTCGAAATGA
- a CDS encoding flagellar hook-length control protein FliK: MDNINFSGATVSKSQVAPANQAGVQVSAEQDFSAFMQIAKATHVPLTVSQIIPQAGGASSTGQPAIVKGEDAPEVVDLPVSVEDEAVEGEVVPMPLVPVLAETQDPELATTLRVPVQDAPLSEADTSVRDPESVPGKQDTVPSQAILPQEPDSVRPPLREGQALELGKTDPVAAVEADTKATAEVKASESSVQGADSSAPVQIRAEDGLPAGVTKDAVIRPEAAPREVQSRGPDTVPVMTSVKATPLTATPDPVVGKVAPQPGPLQVVSWSSAAADPEGSGDSSGRIDVTAFRKVDGPAMYMSANVPVEGKIIQPVTPLQSSQKRDANLKTVSISYSTAVPVAEAGFTSEAAPLAASVSPSNNNLSAPPVVSQTPVPVQEIPAQIVAHAQPGKPAAMELILAPEELGKIRIHLTPDGDNMRVVIQAERPEAMELIRRNIEALSAELRQSGFASTSFSFEGWAGDAEGRQVKKSTVAIENTMDIAPDEATLNQPTNSMQSSAGLDLRV, encoded by the coding sequence TTGGACAATATCAATTTCAGCGGCGCGACGGTAAGCAAGTCGCAGGTGGCTCCTGCCAATCAGGCGGGCGTGCAGGTATCAGCCGAGCAGGATTTCTCTGCCTTTATGCAGATAGCGAAGGCCACGCATGTTCCCTTGACGGTTTCGCAGATCATTCCGCAGGCGGGGGGGGCATCTTCAACTGGGCAGCCCGCCATTGTGAAGGGGGAAGACGCACCGGAAGTGGTGGACTTGCCTGTCTCTGTGGAGGATGAGGCTGTTGAGGGCGAGGTTGTGCCCATGCCTCTTGTGCCGGTTTTGGCCGAAACACAGGATCCAGAATTGGCGACCACGCTTCGGGTGCCTGTGCAAGACGCTCCTTTGTCTGAGGCGGATACTTCGGTTCGCGATCCGGAAAGCGTTCCCGGCAAGCAAGATACGGTTCCGTCACAGGCGATTCTGCCCCAAGAACCAGATAGCGTTCGGCCACCTCTTCGAGAGGGCCAGGCATTGGAACTTGGAAAGACGGATCCTGTTGCGGCGGTAGAAGCCGATACCAAAGCCACGGCTGAGGTCAAAGCGAGTGAAAGCAGTGTGCAGGGGGCTGATTCTTCGGCACCCGTTCAGATCAGGGCCGAGGATGGACTTCCGGCAGGTGTCACAAAAGATGCTGTTATACGCCCTGAGGCCGCTCCGCGTGAGGTGCAGTCGCGCGGGCCGGACACTGTGCCTGTAATGACATCTGTGAAAGCTACGCCTTTAACCGCCACGCCAGACCCGGTTGTCGGGAAAGTAGCGCCACAACCGGGCCCGCTTCAGGTCGTGTCTTGGTCCAGCGCGGCTGCCGATCCGGAAGGTAGTGGTGATTCGTCCGGGCGTATTGATGTGACGGCGTTTCGAAAAGTTGATGGCCCGGCCATGTATATGTCGGCCAATGTCCCGGTTGAGGGTAAGATCATTCAGCCTGTCACACCGCTTCAATCTTCCCAAAAGCGGGACGCCAATTTGAAGACTGTTAGCATCTCCTATTCGACTGCAGTTCCGGTGGCTGAGGCTGGCTTCACTTCCGAAGCTGCCCCTTTGGCTGCAAGCGTATCGCCATCCAATAACAATTTGTCTGCGCCGCCTGTAGTGTCGCAAACACCAGTTCCGGTTCAGGAAATTCCTGCCCAGATCGTGGCGCATGCGCAACCGGGCAAACCTGCCGCGATGGAGCTTATTCTTGCGCCTGAAGAGCTGGGCAAGATCCGAATCCACCTCACACCCGACGGCGACAACATGAGGGTGGTTATCCAGGCGGAACGTCCGGAAGCGATGGAGCTTATTCGCCGCAATATTGAGGCGCTTTCGGCCGAACTGCGCCAATCCGGCTTTGCCAGCACATCTTTCAGCTTTGAGGGCTGGGCTGGCGATGCGGAGGGCAGACAAGTCAAAAAGTCGACAGTCGCAATTGAGAACACAATGGATATTGCGCCCGACGAGGCAACTTTGAATCAACCTACCAATAGCATGCAAAGCAGCGCGGGATTGGACCTTCGGGTCTGA
- a CDS encoding rod-binding protein — translation MDVSPVAQKLVQPPKPNPLREKAAELEAAFLAEMLGHAGLGAARDGFGGGIGEEQFSSFLRQEQATAMVKAGGIGLTEVLFRAMSSSESGDAQ, via the coding sequence ATGGATGTGTCTCCAGTAGCGCAAAAATTAGTGCAACCACCGAAACCCAATCCACTGCGTGAAAAAGCAGCGGAACTTGAAGCTGCCTTTCTTGCAGAAATGCTTGGCCATGCGGGACTTGGCGCCGCGAGAGACGGCTTTGGCGGCGGCATTGGCGAAGAGCAGTTTTCGTCCTTCCTACGGCAGGAACAAGCCACCGCCATGGTGAAAGCCGGGGGTATCGGACTGACGGAAGTTCTGTTCCGGGCAATGTCCAGCAGCGAATCAGGAGACGCGCAATGA
- a CDS encoding autotransporter assembly complex protein TamA — protein sequence MRRTKTQRVLWTAFWFGLGGATCPALALEPITFEVAGGDEDVESALRGASLLLAAQAEGTDNDQDLFATARADYGRLLGALYAMGHYSGVIAIGIDGREVASIPLLDTPSNIRKITLRVDPGPAFKFSKARVAPLAEGTELPDGYAVGETAKSEVISAAAGAAVDGWRAAGHAKAAVAGQDLLADHDKATMSADLALNAGPRLRFGPLRVTGQDRMELRRIIKIAGLPEGAQYDPEELEDAAERLRRTGIFRSVALVEDEAITAPDQLGITAKLVEEKPRRFGFGVEAASSEGARVSGYWLHRNLLGGGERLKVDAEVAQIGAQDSGMDYSLGVTLDRPATLSADTTATAFFRIGREDEEDYVQDFAEAGLGFTHYVSREMTARVAVEYSRFWVKYPSEEINFSSLALPVGINWDKRNSKTDATEGFYIDAEIAPFLGFDTTDSGLLLSFDGRAYKGFGKDDRVTIAGRLQAKGTLGASIDNLPPDYLFYSGGGGTVRGQAYQSLGFTSSTTGRDSGGTGFIGASLEVRTKVTNSIGVVGFADYGQISSDGLFGGDTLDHAGAGLGLRYATGFGPIRLDIGVPVSGEDKKPQVYIGIGQSF from the coding sequence ATGCGGCGTACTAAAACTCAGCGGGTGCTCTGGACGGCGTTTTGGTTTGGGCTGGGCGGTGCGACATGTCCGGCACTGGCATTGGAGCCGATTACGTTCGAGGTCGCGGGCGGGGATGAGGATGTAGAGAGTGCTTTGCGGGGGGCTTCGTTGCTATTGGCTGCGCAGGCCGAGGGTACAGATAACGATCAGGACCTCTTTGCAACAGCACGGGCCGATTATGGCCGCCTTTTGGGCGCGCTTTACGCGATGGGCCACTATTCGGGCGTGATTGCGATCGGTATTGACGGGCGTGAGGTGGCCTCGATACCGCTACTCGATACGCCCTCCAATATTCGCAAGATCACATTGCGCGTTGATCCCGGACCGGCATTCAAGTTTTCCAAAGCGAGGGTGGCGCCACTGGCCGAGGGGACGGAACTACCCGACGGCTATGCCGTGGGAGAGACTGCGAAAAGTGAAGTGATTTCAGCCGCCGCAGGGGCGGCGGTGGACGGTTGGCGCGCCGCGGGCCATGCTAAGGCTGCGGTGGCCGGTCAGGATTTGTTGGCGGATCACGACAAGGCAACGATGTCTGCTGATCTTGCGCTGAATGCGGGGCCGCGGCTGCGCTTTGGGCCGTTGCGTGTGACCGGGCAGGACCGGATGGAATTACGCCGGATCATCAAGATCGCGGGCCTGCCTGAAGGCGCGCAATACGACCCGGAGGAGCTGGAAGATGCCGCAGAACGCCTGCGCCGCACCGGCATTTTCCGCTCTGTCGCCTTGGTGGAGGATGAGGCGATTACCGCGCCGGATCAGCTTGGCATCACCGCGAAACTCGTCGAAGAAAAGCCAAGGCGCTTTGGGTTCGGGGTCGAGGCGGCCAGCAGCGAGGGTGCGCGGGTCAGCGGCTATTGGCTGCATCGCAACCTGCTCGGTGGCGGTGAGCGGTTAAAAGTGGATGCCGAAGTTGCGCAAATCGGCGCGCAAGACAGCGGGATGGATTACAGCCTCGGGGTTACGCTTGACCGCCCTGCGACGCTGAGTGCCGATACCACCGCAACCGCCTTTTTCCGTATCGGGCGTGAGGACGAAGAGGATTACGTTCAGGATTTCGCGGAAGCTGGCCTGGGGTTCACGCATTATGTCTCTCGTGAGATGACGGCACGGGTTGCAGTGGAATATTCGCGCTTTTGGGTGAAATACCCGAGTGAAGAGATCAATTTCAGTAGCCTCGCCTTGCCCGTCGGCATCAATTGGGACAAGCGGAATTCTAAAACTGATGCCACCGAAGGGTTTTATATCGACGCAGAAATAGCCCCGTTCCTTGGGTTTGATACGACCGATTCCGGCTTGTTATTAAGCTTCGATGGCCGCGCCTACAAAGGTTTCGGCAAAGATGACCGGGTGACAATCGCGGGCCGTTTGCAGGCCAAGGGCACTTTGGGTGCCTCTATCGACAACTTGCCGCCGGACTATCTGTTTTATTCGGGCGGGGGCGGCACGGTGCGCGGGCAGGCGTATCAGTCGCTTGGCTTCACGTCATCGACAACGGGGCGCGATTCAGGGGGGACCGGGTTTATCGGTGCCTCGCTGGAGGTGCGCACCAAGGTCACGAACAGCATCGGGGTCGTCGGTTTTGCCGATTACGGCCAGATCTCCTCGGACGGGTTGTTTGGTGGGGACACGCTGGACCATGCAGGCGCGGGGCTGGGGCTTCGCTATGCGACGGGGTTTGGCCCGATCCGGCTTGATATCGGTGTGCCGGTTTCGGGTGAGGATAAAAAACCGCAGGTTTACATTGGCATAGGGCAATCTTTCTGA